A genomic region of Trifolium pratense cultivar HEN17-A07 linkage group LG3, ARS_RC_1.1, whole genome shotgun sequence contains the following coding sequences:
- the LOC123915386 gene encoding proline-rich receptor-like protein kinase PERK3: MSNSHNPIVKHSENSFCSVCYNKRPKLDWTRRDFTYAELHIATHGFSMTNFLSEGGFGSVYKGEIHGHKIAVKKCIHASHKQEKEFKSEVDTLSKARHENVVMLLGSCSEGKNRLLVYEFVCNGSLDQHLSRHSRKPLCWKDRVKIANGAAKGLLHLHQNNIIHRDIKSNNILLTHDCELGDFGLAKIASGEFSSSIECPGNLAYWAPEYAAYGKVTNKTDVYSFGVVLVELITGMRTTDRRLGGKSLVGWARPLLIEGNCKKFVDERIMDSHDCHQIHWMSRLVGNCLNKDPHKRLDMSTVSLCFHYFFIFHFHIHKI; this comes from the exons ATGTCTAACTCTCATAATCCAATAGTTAAACATTCTGAGAATTCATTTTGCTCAGTTTGTTACAACAAGAGACCAAAACTTGATTGGACAAGAAGGGATTTCACATATGCTGAGTTGCATATTGCAACACATGGTTTTTCCATGACGAATTTTCTCTCAGAAGGTGGTTTTGGTTCTGTCTATAAAGGAGAGATTCATGGACACAAGATTGCTGTTAAAAAATGTATTCATGCAAGTCACAAACAAGAGAAGGAATTCAAATCTGAAGTTGATACACTAAGCAAAGCAAGACATGAAAATGTTGTTATGTTGCTTGGATCATGTTCAGAAGGGAAAAATAGGCTTCttgtttatgaatttgtttgcaATGGTTCACTAGACCAACATTTATCAA GACATTCTCGAAAACCTCTTTGTTGGAAAGATAGAGTGAAAATTGCTAATGGAGCTGCCAAAGGACTTCTACATCTGCATCAGAACAACATCATACATAGAGAtataaaatcaaacaacatACTTCTTACACATGACTGTGAA CTaggtgattttggtttggcTAAAATTGCAAGTGGAGAATTCTCAAGTTCAATAGAATGTCCTGGAAATTTGGCATATTGGGCACCAGAATATGCAGCATATGGTAAAGTAACAAATAAGACAGATGTGTATTCTTTTGGTGTGGTTCTTGTTGAGCTAATAACAGGAATGAGGACTACAGACAGAAGACTTGGTGGAAAGAGTCTAGTGGGATGG GCTAGGCCACTACTAATAGAAGGGAATTGTAAAAAATTTGTTGATGAAAGGATAATGGATTCCCATGACTGTCACCAAATCCATTGGATGAGTCGTCTAGTTGGAAATTGTTTAAACAAAGATCCTCATAAACGATTGGATATGAGTACAGTAAGTCTATGCTTCCATTATTTCTTTATCTTCCACTTTCATATTCACAAAATCTA